In Dehalococcoidia bacterium, a genomic segment contains:
- a CDS encoding alcohol dehydrogenase catalytic domain-containing protein gives MKALVLEAPGHPPRLALHTFPRPSLGPHDVLVKVAACGVCYHDILVMRGVLRRGVKPRVVLGHEIAGTVEEVGQLVFSLVPGDKVVSLLTEPCGWCLPCTTGKEHRCLRGTGIGHGGDGGFADYVKLSELALVRLSPEADVIGACLLACPIGVALHALRDAAGLRAGETVLVTAAGGGVGTHAVQLARALGARVLAQTTSPQKEEALRTLGADQVLVTPDLAFGDLALAFTEDEGCSVVLNIIGADAFAACWRALAQFGRLVLVGELRGGSISLSPAEVIFKDARIIGVAGVSRAQVADAARLVQGGRIRPVIARTLPLSVEGVLEAYRLLTQEHPLGRVVLVPE, from the coding sequence GTGAAAGCCCTTGTGCTGGAAGCCCCGGGTCATCCGCCCCGCCTGGCCCTACACACCTTTCCACGCCCCAGTTTGGGCCCCCACGATGTGCTGGTGAAAGTGGCGGCATGTGGCGTGTGCTATCACGACATCTTGGTCATGCGGGGTGTCCTACGACGAGGGGTCAAGCCACGGGTGGTGCTGGGCCATGAAATCGCCGGCACTGTGGAAGAGGTGGGGCAACTGGTGTTCTCCCTTGTCCCTGGGGACAAGGTGGTCTCCCTGCTCACGGAGCCGTGTGGATGGTGCCTCCCCTGCACCACAGGGAAAGAACACCGCTGTCTGCGGGGCACCGGAATCGGACACGGGGGCGACGGGGGCTTCGCCGATTATGTCAAACTCTCCGAACTAGCCCTGGTGCGTTTGAGCCCCGAGGCCGACGTGATCGGGGCCTGTCTGCTGGCCTGCCCTATAGGGGTGGCCCTCCACGCCTTACGGGATGCGGCGGGCCTGCGCGCTGGCGAAACTGTTCTGGTTACCGCTGCAGGCGGGGGAGTGGGCACCCACGCCGTGCAACTTGCCCGTGCCCTGGGAGCCCGTGTGCTAGCCCAAACCACATCCCCTCAGAAGGAGGAGGCCCTGCGCACGCTAGGGGCCGACCAGGTGCTGGTAACCCCCGACTTGGCCTTCGGCGACCTGGCGCTCGCCTTCACAGAGGACGAGGGGTGCTCGGTTGTGCTGAACATCATCGGGGCGGACGCCTTCGCCGCATGTTGGAGGGCCCTGGCACAGTTCGGACGGTTGGTGCTGGTAGGGGAACTGCGGGGCGGAAGCATCTCCCTGTCGCCGGCAGAGGTTATCTTCAAAGACGCCCGCATCATCGGCGTAGCGGGGGTCTCCCGTGCGCAGGTGGCCGATGCTGCTCGCCTTGTCCAGGGGGGGCGCATTCGCCCCGTCATCGCCCGCACCCTTCCCCTCAGCGTGGAGGGGGTTCTGGAGGCTTACCGCCTGCTCACCCAGGAGCACCCCCTGGGGCGGGTCGTGCTCGTGCCTGAATAG
- a CDS encoding deoxyribonuclease IV, producing MRIGAHVSAAGGVDKAVDRAQEMGAECLQLFAGGGPQSWRFTHPGPAACQAFRQKSQQTGIAPNFMHGIYLINLGTPDPSLVAKSVEALVQGMDLAADLGIAGVIFHLGSHKGAGQDAVFQQVVQAIQQVLARAKPGPWLVMENSAGMGQHIGSSFAELGRILRAVDSPRLKICLDTQHCWAAGYNVASREGLEKTLDEFDRAIGLRHLVAVHANDSKVPLGSGVDRHENIGDGLIGAQGFVTILSHPALRDVPFYLEVPGPDGKGPDRTQVERLKALRAQAGVPA from the coding sequence ATGCGCATCGGGGCGCATGTTTCGGCGGCGGGCGGTGTAGACAAGGCTGTTGACCGTGCCCAGGAGATGGGCGCAGAGTGTTTGCAACTGTTCGCAGGGGGCGGACCCCAGTCCTGGCGTTTCACCCACCCTGGCCCCGCCGCCTGCCAAGCCTTTCGCCAAAAGAGCCAGCAGACGGGCATTGCCCCCAACTTCATGCACGGCATTTACCTGATCAACCTGGGCACCCCCGACCCGTCCCTGGTAGCCAAATCGGTGGAGGCGCTGGTGCAAGGCATGGACTTGGCGGCAGATTTGGGCATAGCCGGGGTCATCTTCCACCTCGGGAGCCACAAGGGTGCGGGGCAGGATGCCGTCTTCCAGCAGGTGGTGCAAGCCATCCAGCAGGTGCTGGCCCGCGCCAAGCCGGGGCCGTGGCTCGTGATGGAGAACAGCGCAGGAATGGGCCAGCACATCGGCTCCTCGTTTGCAGAACTGGGGCGCATATTGCGGGCGGTGGACAGCCCCCGCCTCAAAATCTGCCTGGATACCCAGCACTGCTGGGCAGCCGGCTATAATGTAGCCTCACGCGAGGGGCTGGAGAAAACGCTGGACGAATTTGACCGCGCGATCGGCCTGCGGCACCTGGTGGCAGTGCACGCCAACGATTCCAAAGTGCCCCTCGGCTCCGGGGTGGATCGCCACGAGAACATTGGGGATGGGCTGATTGGGGCTCAGGGCTTTGTGACCATCCTCTCCCACCCCGCCTTACGAGATGTGCCATTTTACCTTGAGGTGCCGGGGCCCGATGGAAAAGGCCCAGATCGTACCCAGGTAGAGCGATTGAAAGCCCTGCGCGCCCAAGCAGGGGTCCCAGCCTAG
- a CDS encoding metallopeptidase family protein — MPVRLSRRAFRRLVQQAIAALPPPVLAYLDNVDILVQDWPTPQQLRSVGADSPYDLLGLYEGIPQTERGFYTLVLPDRITLFQRPIEAVCTTIEEMAHQVRTTILHELAHHYGWKDADMQRLGLA, encoded by the coding sequence ATGCCCGTGCGCCTCTCCCGCCGCGCCTTCCGCCGCTTAGTGCAGCAAGCCATAGCCGCCCTTCCGCCCCCTGTCCTGGCCTACCTGGACAATGTGGACATCCTGGTGCAAGACTGGCCCACTCCCCAACAACTGCGTTCCGTGGGCGCAGACAGCCCCTATGACCTTCTGGGGCTGTATGAGGGCATTCCGCAGACGGAGCGGGGCTTTTACACCCTGGTCTTGCCCGACCGTATCACCCTGTTCCAACGCCCGATAGAGGCCGTGTGCACCACCATTGAGGAGATGGCTCACCAGGTGCGCACCACCATCCTCCACGAGCTGGCCCACCACTATGGTTGGAAAGACGCCGATATGCAACGCTTGGGGTTGGCGTAG
- a CDS encoding C4-type zinc ribbon domain-containing protein: MVVRALYDLQQIDTALEALQRSLASLEARLRDTSAVDTARESVEQARQQEATLRSRQRDLELTLKGLEDKVRDIEGRLFSGRVTNPKELLAMQEEMRLLKERIRTTEDALLKAMEEVEHASRAVQMAQEALSAAEAHWRTQRQQWEQEYQRSRHAWQALQQRREALTQTIDPSSLAMYVSLRGSKNGIAVARVERGICRACGVAVPQGTLARARAGEEMVRCPSCGRLLYAE, translated from the coding sequence ATGGTGGTGCGGGCACTGTATGACCTTCAACAGATAGATACGGCCCTGGAGGCCTTGCAACGCTCCCTTGCCTCCTTGGAGGCGCGGCTGCGGGACACATCGGCCGTAGACACCGCGCGGGAAAGTGTGGAGCAAGCCCGCCAACAGGAAGCGACCCTGCGCAGTCGCCAACGCGACTTAGAGTTGACCTTGAAAGGGTTGGAGGATAAGGTCCGCGACATCGAGGGGCGCTTGTTCAGCGGGCGCGTGACCAACCCTAAGGAACTTCTGGCGATGCAGGAGGAGATGCGCTTGCTGAAGGAGCGCATTCGGACGACGGAGGACGCCCTCCTAAAAGCGATGGAGGAAGTGGAGCACGCCAGCCGAGCAGTGCAAATGGCCCAGGAGGCATTGTCTGCGGCCGAGGCCCACTGGCGCACCCAACGCCAGCAGTGGGAGCAGGAATACCAGCGCTCTCGCCACGCCTGGCAGGCCCTACAGCAACGTCGGGAGGCACTGACCCAGACGATCGACCCCTCATCCCTGGCGATGTATGTCAGCCTGCGGGGGAGTAAAAACGGCATCGCTGTGGCACGCGTGGAGCGGGGCATTTGTCGCGCGTGTGGGGTTGCAGTGCCGCAGGGGACCCTGGCGCGGGCGCGGGCGGGCGAAGAGATGGTGCGCTGTCCCTCCTGTGGGCGCCTACTCTATGCGGAGTGA
- a CDS encoding SDR family oxidoreductase, with amino-acid sequence MDLGIAGRVAMVTGGSRGLGRECVWALAREGCKVAFCARGIEGIHQAQDEFRRAGLQTLGIQADVMTAEGCQQFYDKTLEAFGRVDILVHNAGGTRGGRDFDTATDQDWLDTLNLNLLAAVRLCRLVLPGMKERRWGRIVTIASIWGREYGGAPSYMVAKAALIAFTKHLATTLAPYGVLCNSVAPGSILFPGGSWDRFVKNSPPQVVQEFIARNLPMGKFGWPEPVGALVAFLCSERADLITGACYTVDGGQSRSLI; translated from the coding sequence ATGGATTTGGGCATCGCCGGACGGGTGGCAATGGTTACCGGGGGGAGCCGCGGCTTGGGCAGAGAGTGCGTGTGGGCCTTGGCTCGGGAGGGCTGTAAAGTGGCATTTTGTGCACGCGGCATTGAGGGCATTCACCAAGCCCAGGACGAGTTCCGCCGCGCCGGCCTCCAAACGCTAGGGATACAGGCCGATGTCATGACGGCGGAGGGATGTCAACAGTTTTACGACAAAACGCTGGAGGCCTTTGGGAGGGTGGACATCCTGGTGCACAACGCCGGGGGCACCCGCGGGGGCAGGGACTTTGACACCGCCACGGATCAGGACTGGCTGGACACCCTGAACCTCAATCTTTTGGCGGCGGTGCGCCTGTGCCGTCTCGTTCTGCCGGGGATGAAGGAACGGCGTTGGGGACGCATCGTTACGATCGCCTCCATTTGGGGGCGGGAGTATGGGGGAGCACCCTCCTATATGGTGGCCAAGGCGGCGCTCATTGCATTCACCAAACACTTGGCCACGACCCTGGCTCCGTATGGGGTGTTGTGTAATAGTGTTGCGCCGGGGTCCATCTTGTTCCCGGGCGGGTCGTGGGACCGCTTCGTCAAAAACAGCCCACCCCAGGTGGTGCAGGAGTTCATCGCCCGCAACCTGCCTATGGGGAAGTTCGGGTGGCCGGAGCCGGTGGGAGCGCTAGTGGCCTTCCTCTGCTCGGAGCGGGCAGATCTGATTACGGGGGCGTGTTATACCGTTGACGGGGGCCAGAGCCGGTCGCTGATCTGA
- a CDS encoding nucleoside hydrolase, with product MPIPTVIDTDPGTDDALALFMALRSPALSVEGVTTVGGNASLRHTTANAVRLVNAFGVPAMPVAAGAARPLRGRFSYAYHFHGHNGLTISLPPSRRPICSLTASEFLVSKGYSFAGHLLIVALGPLTNLARALRAEKRFKEMVNKLVIMGGALDGQGNTTPYAEFNIYNDPEAAAAVLASGIPTTLVGLEVCRLVYLTRQDLPRFQDGDASARLLGRMLEEWFRLHPERERYELCDPLALAVALEPGIATLEGRTVQVITDDGPQRGRTVVHGPGPVQVVTRVDIPAFFHLFWQLMGIPT from the coding sequence ATGCCCATCCCCACCGTTATAGACACTGATCCAGGAACCGACGACGCCTTGGCCCTATTTATGGCGCTGCGTTCCCCAGCCTTATCCGTGGAAGGGGTAACCACTGTGGGAGGGAACGCCTCCCTGCGCCATACCACTGCCAACGCTGTGCGCCTGGTAAACGCCTTCGGCGTTCCGGCTATGCCTGTAGCTGCGGGTGCCGCGCGCCCGCTGCGGGGGCGGTTCTCCTACGCCTACCATTTCCACGGCCACAACGGTCTGACCATATCCCTTCCACCTTCCCGCCGGCCGATATGCTCCCTGACCGCATCGGAGTTTCTCGTCTCCAAAGGCTATAGCTTCGCTGGACATCTGCTCATAGTAGCGTTGGGGCCACTGACCAACTTGGCCCGCGCCCTACGGGCGGAAAAGCGGTTCAAGGAGATGGTGAACAAGCTGGTGATTATGGGCGGGGCCTTGGACGGGCAAGGCAACACCACCCCGTATGCCGAGTTCAACATTTACAACGATCCCGAGGCGGCAGCTGCGGTGTTGGCCAGTGGCATCCCGACGACGCTGGTAGGGTTGGAGGTGTGCCGGCTGGTCTACCTGACACGCCAAGATCTGCCCCGTTTCCAGGATGGGGATGCCTCCGCCCGCCTGCTGGGGCGCATGCTGGAGGAATGGTTCCGCCTGCACCCCGAGCGGGAGCGGTATGAGTTGTGCGACCCCTTGGCTCTGGCAGTGGCCCTCGAGCCGGGGATCGCCACCCTGGAAGGCAGAACGGTGCAGGTGATTACCGACGACGGCCCCCAACGGGGACGCACCGTTGTGCACGGGCCGGGGCCTGTGCAAGTGGTAACCCGTGTGGACATTCCCGCCTTCTTCCACTTGTTCTGGCAGCTGATGGGGATCCCCACATAG
- a CDS encoding ubiquinone/menaquinone biosynthesis methyltransferase, giving the protein MPWQPMDPARVRAIFASIVPRYDLMNTVMTFGTHKVLKRLMARIAVQGSRVSGLALDVGCGTGDVALYLLKRNRTLRVVGVDPVRPMLERAVQKAQRAGVAQRFMPLLGDGMALPFSDGVFGACACAFVLRNTADPLAVLREMKRVLAPGGYLVVLELCGHESSIAERVFGFYVRRVVPLLGRLVTGNPEAYAYLAFSTEGFPTPRGLARWVQEIGVGPVRLWQPSPSIALIWARRMEGAT; this is encoded by the coding sequence ATGCCGTGGCAACCGATGGATCCGGCGCGCGTGCGGGCCATCTTCGCCTCCATTGTGCCCCGCTATGACCTGATGAATACCGTCATGACTTTCGGCACTCATAAGGTGCTCAAGCGGTTGATGGCCCGTATCGCTGTGCAGGGGTCGAGGGTGTCTGGCTTGGCTTTAGATGTGGGATGTGGGACAGGGGATGTGGCCCTCTATCTGCTCAAACGCAACCGCACTCTGCGGGTGGTGGGGGTGGATCCCGTCCGTCCCATGCTGGAAAGGGCTGTGCAGAAGGCCCAGCGCGCAGGGGTAGCCCAGCGCTTTATGCCCCTGCTGGGTGATGGGATGGCCTTGCCCTTTTCCGATGGCGTGTTCGGTGCCTGTGCGTGTGCTTTCGTTCTGCGCAACACTGCGGATCCCCTGGCCGTCTTGCGGGAGATGAAGCGGGTTCTGGCCCCTGGGGGCTATCTCGTTGTCTTGGAGTTGTGCGGGCACGAAAGCAGCATCGCCGAACGGGTGTTCGGCTTCTATGTGCGGCGTGTGGTACCCCTCTTAGGACGCCTCGTTACAGGTAACCCCGAGGCCTATGCTTATCTGGCCTTCTCCACCGAGGGCTTCCCCACCCCTCGGGGTTTGGCCCGCTGGGTGCAGGAGATCGGAGTGGGGCCGGTGCGCTTGTGGCAGCCCAGCCCTAGCATCGCCCTCATCTGGGCACGGCGCATGGAGGGGGCGACCTAG
- a CDS encoding glycerate dehydrogenase, translating into MPLVVIPDNIGYPKDLPAHLTEGLGEVRHYNDLPTPEEFIRRAREADALIWAWVKLTPALLDALPRLRVASYMGVGVGNYIDLDHATRRGITVCNTPHYGDDAVAEFTFALILALARKVVEADRSLREGRWEQEALAGLGLRGKTLGIVGLGGVGSQVARLGRAFGMRVLCFTARPSPQRAQEHEVEFVSLQTLLREADVVTLHCALTPQTRGLIGTRELAMMKPTAFLVNMARAEVVDTDALATALREGRIAGAAIDVWEEEPPPRKHPLLLAPRTLLTPHLGWNADTAKWRMLEIALGNIRAFFAGRPQNVVNQPQQ; encoded by the coding sequence ATGCCTCTCGTGGTCATTCCGGATAACATCGGGTATCCCAAAGACCTCCCCGCTCACCTGACCGAAGGGCTGGGGGAGGTGCGCCATTATAACGACCTCCCCACGCCGGAGGAGTTCATTCGTCGCGCTCGGGAGGCCGATGCCTTGATCTGGGCGTGGGTGAAACTAACTCCTGCCCTCCTGGATGCCCTCCCCCGACTGCGAGTGGCTTCCTACATGGGCGTCGGCGTGGGGAACTACATAGACCTGGACCACGCTACGCGGCGGGGAATTACGGTGTGCAACACGCCTCACTACGGTGACGACGCCGTAGCTGAGTTTACCTTCGCCCTGATCCTGGCATTGGCCCGCAAGGTTGTGGAGGCCGATCGGAGCCTACGGGAGGGGCGATGGGAGCAGGAGGCCCTGGCGGGCTTGGGCCTACGGGGGAAAACCCTGGGGATTGTGGGGCTCGGAGGTGTGGGGAGCCAGGTGGCCCGCCTGGGACGCGCCTTCGGCATGCGCGTGCTCTGTTTCACGGCGCGTCCTTCCCCCCAGCGGGCGCAGGAGCACGAGGTAGAGTTCGTTTCCTTACAAACGCTTTTGCGAGAGGCCGATGTGGTAACCCTCCACTGTGCCCTGACGCCCCAGACCCGGGGCCTCATCGGAACCAGAGAACTGGCTATGATGAAGCCCACTGCCTTCCTGGTGAACATGGCCCGCGCCGAGGTGGTGGATACTGACGCTCTAGCTACAGCCTTGCGGGAGGGGCGTATTGCAGGGGCGGCGATTGATGTGTGGGAGGAGGAGCCACCTCCCCGCAAGCACCCTTTGCTTCTTGCCCCCCGCACCCTGCTGACGCCCCACCTGGGGTGGAACGCCGACACGGCCAAATGGCGCATGCTGGAAATCGCTTTGGGGAACATCCGCGCTTTTTTCGCGGGGCGTCCACAGAACGTGGTCAACCAACCCCAGCAATAA
- a CDS encoding TRAP transporter substrate-binding protein, translating to MRKAVRSAGLLALLAFVGLLVWGCARAAPTPAQQGAGGQAPAAPQAPAAQPAAQQVFHLKMQSSWPATLAVHEQAVWFAQQVEKLSGGRLKIEMLPAGAIVGAFEVADATSKGVIDGAHTWPGYWAGKHPAGNALSHGVQFGMDFIDFYGWYWEGGGWELLNEYYQQVLKLNIVSFPILTAGPQALGWFPKEIKNMDDLRGLKYRIPGMGAEIMQKAGVSVVTLPGGEIIPALERKVIDAGEWIGCLEDQRLGFHNILKIHYSPGVHEIVTVGDVIFNKDVWDKLPADLQEIVKISAQHLYFRWWVRFHKQNAEACEALMRQGVRIMRTPPDVYTQLLKIWDEITEAQAAKDPFYRKVVESQKKYAALVVPYRLSYWPSYELVGNYYWRDKVYMR from the coding sequence ATGCGCAAAGCAGTGCGCAGCGCGGGCTTGTTGGCGCTTTTAGCTTTTGTTGGTCTGCTGGTTTGGGGGTGCGCACGGGCTGCACCCACCCCTGCACAGCAAGGCGCCGGCGGGCAGGCCCCTGCCGCTCCGCAAGCACCCGCCGCCCAGCCAGCCGCCCAGCAGGTTTTCCACCTGAAGATGCAGAGCAGCTGGCCGGCCACTTTGGCCGTCCACGAGCAGGCCGTTTGGTTCGCCCAGCAGGTGGAAAAGTTAAGCGGGGGACGCCTGAAGATTGAGATGCTCCCTGCGGGGGCGATTGTGGGGGCCTTTGAAGTGGCCGACGCCACTAGCAAGGGGGTGATTGACGGTGCCCACACCTGGCCTGGCTACTGGGCGGGGAAACATCCCGCGGGGAATGCCCTCTCCCACGGCGTCCAGTTCGGGATGGACTTCATTGACTTCTACGGCTGGTATTGGGAGGGAGGGGGCTGGGAGCTACTGAACGAGTACTACCAGCAGGTGCTCAAACTGAACATCGTCTCTTTCCCCATCCTCACCGCGGGTCCCCAGGCGTTGGGCTGGTTCCCTAAGGAGATCAAGAACATGGACGACCTGCGGGGCCTGAAGTATCGCATCCCTGGGATGGGTGCAGAGATCATGCAAAAAGCTGGGGTCAGTGTGGTTACCCTGCCGGGTGGGGAAATTATCCCCGCCCTGGAGCGGAAGGTCATTGACGCCGGCGAGTGGATAGGATGCTTGGAGGACCAGCGCTTGGGCTTTCACAACATCCTGAAGATTCACTACTCTCCGGGCGTCCATGAGATCGTAACGGTGGGGGATGTGATCTTCAACAAGGATGTCTGGGACAAACTCCCGGCGGATCTCCAGGAAATTGTGAAAATCTCGGCACAGCACCTGTATTTCCGCTGGTGGGTGCGTTTCCACAAACAGAACGCCGAAGCCTGCGAGGCGTTGATGCGGCAAGGGGTGCGCATTATGCGCACGCCCCCCGATGTCTACACGCAACTGCTGAAGATCTGGGACGAGATCACTGAGGCCCAGGCGGCCAAAGACCCCTTCTATCGTAAGGTGGTGGAGTCCCAGAAGAAGTATGCTGCGCTGGTCGTCCCCTATCGCCTCTCCTATTGGCCCTCCTATGAACTGGTGGGCAACTACTACTGGAGGGACAAGGTCTATATGCGGTAG
- a CDS encoding TRAP transporter small permease subunit has translation MERLLRVTKVIDTIGEWIGKTFAWLIIPLVGVMTYEVISRKFFGSPTVWSYDITYMLYGSIFMLGAGYTLLKKGHIRTDIFYNRFPVRVQGTIDAVLYLLFFFPGMAFFLWAGWDEAWHAFTIREKSDASPWRPPLYPYKFVIPATAALLIVQGVSEFLKSVYAMLKGRWP, from the coding sequence ATGGAGAGGCTCCTGCGGGTAACAAAGGTAATTGACACCATCGGGGAATGGATAGGAAAGACCTTCGCCTGGTTGATTATCCCCCTGGTGGGGGTGATGACCTATGAAGTCATTTCGCGCAAGTTCTTCGGCTCTCCGACGGTGTGGTCCTATGACATCACTTATATGCTCTATGGGAGCATCTTCATGCTGGGGGCGGGCTACACGCTTCTGAAAAAAGGGCATATCCGCACAGATATTTTCTATAACCGTTTCCCTGTGCGTGTGCAGGGGACTATTGACGCGGTTCTCTACCTGCTGTTCTTCTTCCCGGGTATGGCCTTCTTCCTGTGGGCGGGGTGGGACGAGGCGTGGCATGCCTTCACCATTCGCGAGAAGTCGGATGCGAGCCCGTGGCGACCGCCTTTGTATCCCTACAAGTTTGTGATCCCCGCAACGGCGGCTCTGCTCATCGTCCAGGGCGTCTCTGAGTTTCTCAAGAGCGTCTATGCCATGCTGAAGGGGCGATGGCCATGA
- a CDS encoding TRAP transporter large permease subunit, with amino-acid sequence MSDAYLGLVLLGTLLVGIFVGFPIAFTLVILAVVFGFIGFGSRVFDLMVFQAVGLMKEETLAAVPLFVFMGYVLERAGLMERLFRAFQLILAPVRGSLYLGVLLTATVFATATGIIGASVTVMGLMAAPSMIKSRYNPALAAGVITAGGTLGILIPPSVMLVLMGPVMGVSIVKLFAAAFIPGLVLSGLYMAYALVRSYLNPNLGPPLPPEERVSFWKGMQELLIGVIPLAVLMFAALGSIILGWATPTEAAAMGAFGALLLTVVYRRLNLALLRRAAFQTIQTSSLVLFLAVASNIYGAVFSRLGTSTLITETLLKLPLPPMGMLLLLMLVIFLLGWPLEWPAIILIFLPIFLPLVQELQFDMVWFATLVAVNLQTAFLSPPVAMAAYYLKAVVPQWSLTDIYRGMLEFMVWQVVGLLLVLFFPALALWLPSVLYK; translated from the coding sequence ATGAGCGACGCATATCTGGGCTTGGTGTTGCTGGGCACCCTTTTAGTGGGAATCTTTGTGGGATTCCCTATCGCTTTCACCCTCGTCATTTTGGCCGTGGTCTTCGGGTTTATAGGCTTTGGGTCCCGGGTTTTTGACCTGATGGTGTTTCAGGCGGTGGGGTTGATGAAGGAGGAGACCCTGGCAGCCGTCCCCTTGTTCGTATTCATGGGGTATGTGCTGGAGCGGGCGGGTCTGATGGAGCGCCTGTTTCGGGCGTTCCAGTTGATCCTGGCCCCGGTGCGGGGCTCACTTTACTTGGGCGTGCTTCTGACGGCGACGGTGTTTGCTACCGCCACCGGAATTATCGGGGCATCGGTCACCGTCATGGGGCTTATGGCGGCCCCCTCTATGATCAAGAGCCGCTACAACCCGGCATTAGCGGCAGGGGTCATTACGGCCGGGGGGACGCTAGGCATCCTGATACCCCCCAGCGTGATGCTGGTGTTGATGGGGCCGGTGATGGGGGTCTCCATTGTCAAACTTTTCGCCGCAGCATTTATCCCCGGCCTGGTGCTTTCGGGTTTGTATATGGCATATGCCCTTGTGCGGAGTTACCTGAACCCTAATCTTGGGCCTCCCTTGCCCCCAGAGGAGAGGGTGTCTTTTTGGAAGGGGATGCAGGAGTTACTGATCGGGGTTATCCCTTTGGCGGTGCTGATGTTTGCCGCCTTGGGGAGCATTATTCTGGGCTGGGCAACCCCTACTGAGGCCGCCGCCATGGGGGCCTTTGGTGCCCTTTTGTTGACGGTGGTTTATCGGCGGCTGAATCTGGCTCTCTTACGGCGGGCCGCCTTCCAAACGATTCAAACCTCTAGTTTGGTCTTGTTCCTTGCCGTTGCGTCCAATATTTATGGTGCTGTGTTCTCCCGCCTGGGGACCTCTACCCTTATTACCGAAACCCTTCTAAAGTTGCCCCTGCCCCCTATGGGGATGCTTCTTCTGCTCATGTTGGTCATCTTCCTGCTGGGCTGGCCGTTAGAGTGGCCGGCCATCATCTTGATCTTCCTCCCCATTTTCCTCCCGTTGGTCCAAGAGTTACAGTTTGATATGGTATGGTTCGCCACCCTCGTGGCCGTGAACTTGCAGACCGCTTTCCTCTCGCCGCCCGTGGCGATGGCAGCCTACTATCTGAAGGCTGTCGTTCCCCAGTGGAGCCTCACAGATATCTACAGAGGGATGCTGGAGTTTATGGTCTGGCAAGTCGTCGGGCTTCTGCTTGTGCTGTTCTTCCCCGCTTTGGCCCTCTGGTTGCCCAGTGTGCTGTATAAGTAG
- a CDS encoding biotin--[acetyl-CoA-carboxylase] ligase, with amino-acid sequence MSRPLSLPDVARGLGTRLIGTAIYLFPRITSTMDAAYRLAQVGAPEGVVVLAEEQTAGRGRFQRAWVSPPGHNLYLSIILRPPAEALRRVNMACSLAVVDTVQKVAGLTPRVKWPNDVRLGGKKVCGILIEGRWEDPQTGWVVAGIGLNVNATFIGTPLADIATSLAQEVGHPLDRGEVLRRLLQALDSRYQQALDRFPLWKEWNHYLEGLGKPVAVQWGGDTVEGMAQGVTPDGDLVVLQDNGTTVVLPAGEVTTRVSAHSA; translated from the coding sequence ATGAGTCGTCCGCTCTCCCTTCCTGATGTCGCCAGGGGGCTAGGCACACGCCTCATAGGGACTGCTATCTACCTTTTCCCCCGTATCACCTCCACGATGGACGCCGCCTATCGTTTGGCCCAGGTCGGGGCACCGGAGGGGGTGGTGGTGCTGGCCGAGGAGCAGACGGCAGGGCGGGGGCGGTTCCAGCGTGCGTGGGTATCTCCACCAGGGCACAATTTGTACCTGTCCATTATCCTGCGTCCGCCGGCGGAGGCTCTGCGCCGTGTGAACATGGCCTGTAGTTTGGCGGTAGTGGATACGGTGCAAAAGGTCGCGGGGCTCACGCCCCGCGTCAAATGGCCCAACGATGTGCGCCTAGGGGGGAAAAAGGTGTGTGGCATCCTCATAGAGGGGCGTTGGGAAGACCCCCAAACGGGTTGGGTGGTGGCGGGTATTGGCCTGAACGTGAACGCCACCTTCATAGGCACGCCCCTGGCCGACATCGCCACCAGTTTGGCCCAGGAGGTGGGCCATCCATTGGACAGGGGAGAAGTGCTCCGCCGGCTCCTCCAAGCCCTGGACAGCCGCTACCAGCAGGCATTGGACCGCTTTCCCCTCTGGAAGGAGTGGAATCACTACCTAGAGGGATTGGGCAAGCCTGTGGCGGTGCAGTGGGGCGGGGATACCGTGGAAGGGATGGCCCAGGGCGTTACTCCTGACGGCGACCTGGTCGTCCTACAGGACAACGGCACCACGGTTGTCCTGCCAGCCGGGGAAGTTACGACGCGCGTGAGCGCCCACTCTGCGTAA